The following coding sequences lie in one Lentilactobacillus sp. SPB1-3 genomic window:
- the rpsH gene encoding 30S ribosomal protein S8 — translation MSMTDPIADFLTRIRNANMVYHETVEVPASKIKRDIAEILKREGFIRDVEYIEDDKQGVIRVFLKYGKDKQRVITGLKRISKPGLRSYVKADSVPKVLNGLGIAIISTSNGVVTDKEARAQKVGGEVLAYIW, via the coding sequence ATGTCTATGACTGACCCAATTGCAGACTTTTTAACTCGCATTCGTAATGCAAACATGGTTTACCATGAAACAGTTGAAGTTCCTGCATCAAAGATTAAACGTGATATCGCAGAAATCCTTAAACGAGAAGGTTTCATTCGCGATGTTGAATATATTGAAGATGATAAACAAGGCGTGATCCGCGTATTTCTTAAATACGGTAAGGACAAGCAACGTGTTATCACAGGTTTAAAGAGAATTTCAAAGCCCGGTTTACGTTCATACGTCAAGGCTGATTCAGTTCCTAAGGTCCTTAACGGTCTTGGAATCGCAATCATTTCTACTTCAAATGGAGTTGTAACTGACAAAGAAGCTCGCGCTCAAAAAGTCGGTGGAGAAGTATTAGCTTACATTTGGTAA
- the rplR gene encoding 50S ribosomal protein L18 has translation MTILISKPDKNKNRKRRHSRVRSKISGTAERPRLNVFRSNKNIYAQVIDDVEGVTLVSASTLDTADSGNKTEQAASVGKLVAERANEKNIKNVVFDRGGYIYHGRVQALADAARENGLEF, from the coding sequence GTGACTATTTTGATTTCTAAACCAGATAAGAACAAGAACCGGAAACGTCGTCATAGTCGTGTCCGTAGTAAAATTTCTGGTACTGCCGAGCGCCCACGCTTAAATGTTTTCCGTTCAAACAAAAACATCTACGCTCAAGTAATTGATGACGTAGAGGGTGTAACGCTTGTTAGTGCCTCAACACTTGATACTGCAGACAGTGGAAACAAGACTGAACAAGCAGCTAGTGTTGGTAAGTTAGTAGCAGAACGTGCTAACGAAAAGAACATTAAGAATGTTGTTTTTGATCGTGGAGGATACATCTACCATGGTCGTGTTCAAGCTCTTGCAGATGCTGCTCGTGAAAATGGACTAGAATTTTAA
- the rplF gene encoding 50S ribosomal protein L6, producing the protein MSRIGYKTVTIPEGVEIKSEGNVVTVKGSKGSLTRELSSDIKMNVNGNEVTFEPIGAYNNRVRALHGTTRANFNNMVEGVTNGFAKTLKLVGVGYRAQLKGKTLTLNVGYSNPVDMTVPEDLTVEVPDNTTIKISGINKQHVGDLAADIRAVRSPEPYKGKGIRYENEHIIRKEGKTGK; encoded by the coding sequence ATGAGTCGTATTGGTTATAAAACTGTTACTATTCCTGAAGGTGTAGAAATTAAATCTGAAGGGAATGTCGTAACTGTTAAAGGTTCTAAAGGATCTTTGACCCGTGAACTTTCATCTGATATTAAGATGAACGTTAACGGAAACGAAGTTACCTTTGAACCAATTGGTGCATACAACAACCGTGTTCGTGCCCTTCATGGTACAACACGTGCAAACTTCAACAACATGGTTGAAGGTGTTACAAACGGATTTGCAAAGACCCTTAAGCTTGTCGGTGTTGGATACCGTGCTCAATTGAAAGGAAAGACATTAACTCTTAATGTTGGTTATTCTAACCCGGTTGACATGACCGTTCCTGAAGATTTGACTGTTGAAGTTCCTGACAACACTACTATTAAGATTAGTGGTATCAACAAGCAACACGTTGGTGACTTAGCTGCCGATATTCGTGCCGTTCGTTCACCAGAACCATACAAGGGTAAAGGTATTCGTTATGAAAATGAACACATTATCCGTAAAGAAGGAAAGACTGGTAAGTAA